The Thunnus thynnus chromosome 24, fThuThy2.1, whole genome shotgun sequence genome window below encodes:
- the LOC137177008 gene encoding protein piccolo-like isoform X4 gives MLAGVCVSDIMSDLWTFSTSCPPPIIHHSSVSQSSPFSPSPPPVFSPSSLRNHGNLPHDKVNSHHLPYPQVSSPHLQHPQVTSPHLQHPQVTSPHLQHPQVTSPHLQHPQVTSPHLQHTQVTSPHLQHPQVTSPHLQHTLVTSPHHHHQHQVTSPHLAYPQVTSPHLAYPQVTSPHLQHPLVSSPHHHHQHQVTSPSLPHAQVTSPYLVPQSQESSPHHFQPQVTSPHLHQPQVTSPHLCQPQVTSPHLCQPQVTSPHLHQPQVTSPHLHQPQVTSPHLCQPQVTSPHHLLSSHNHDADLDHSNWSGSEPPSDLSYLLNNYSFSHQSQDTSYLDFHPQNQNQNQFNTDLTHHRPKLENINTLPYETQTLVSSNVYGQSNSPGPDADTWGSLEPALSQLQCSPLGSLSGGVPLGRRSSVEFRSLSAEDFSSNQFVPYSYHDSNATQPFCSPSTPGPSPHYPQTPAISSPGPQMHPRTERLGFQTQTSTQLNRDKTISCCLHESDSYAVTSDPSQHQLSQHVVLSQTEPIHNQSGLPDAASSLDSCFPPQGSGQDVGSAAQPPSLTAGLSWREESGGGRKRGRGRGRGRGGGGDSQPDLTWNWIKQPQHENLTKAPDSRLMCTVCKRDFRSLPALNGHMRSHSGFRSATWLNKGNNSSPPVQPSVSMVIPVSVPVQSKDMSKVCRSGQQRRCTRQSSATGGAVLYCSLMRLDTAKEEEETVARGGGKVASGGGDDSGGVVSGNGVVARGDGGRGHYTPPPMLCPLRAGPGLYCSLTTRRQQRAQTVQLHNSHNGLSDLVSMETAPPSPPGTLTTGINKPRINMGRGYQAEIPPLQDRKYAPSDSHDALLLWTPWDVLERPANQQRVEALLSMSRSSVVPGGGASPEHALHILSEARGDFLVSVEKLLSTPETSDNSHSAGVMWSEAERKLMVKSLQLHQKDFSSVQKAVQTKSVSQCVEFYYLWKKKLSLSSRTPAGLTVALPNKKGQRS, from the exons atgttagcaggtgtgtgtgtgtctgacatcaTGTCTGACTTGTGGACATTCTCCACTTCCTGTCCTCCCCCCATCATCCATCACTCCTCTGTTTCACAGTCATCTCCTTTCAGTCCCTCACCTCCTCCAGTCTTCTCCCCCTCGTCACTCAGGAATCATGGCAACCTTCCTCATGACAAG GTGAACTCACATCACCTCCCTTATCCCCAGGTATCCTCCCCTCACCTTCAACATCCCCAGGTGACCTCCCCTCACCTTCAACATCCCCAGGTGACCTCCCCTCATCTTCAACATCCCCAGGTGACCTCCCCTCACCTTCAACATCCCCAGGTGACCTCCCCTCACCTTCAACATACCCAGGTGACCTCCCCTCACCTTCAACATCCCCAGGTGACCTCCCCTCACCTTCAACATACCCTTGTAACctcaccccaccaccaccatcagcaCCAGGTAACCTCCCCTCACCTTGCCTATCCCCAGGTAACCTCCCCTCACCTTGCCTATCCCCAGGTGACCTCCCCTCACCTTCAACATCCCCTTGTAAGCTCacctcaccaccaccatcagcaCCAGGTCACTTCTCCTTCCCTTCCTCATGCCCAGGTAACCTCCCCTTACCTTGTACCCCAGTCCCAGGAGTCCTCCCCTCACCACTTTCAGCCCCAGGTGACCTCCCCCCACCTCCATCAACCCCAGGTAACCTCCCCCCACCTCTGTCAACCCCAGGTAACCTCCCCCCACCTCTGTCAACCCCAGGTAACCTCCCCTCACCTCCATCAGCCCCAGGTGACCTCCCCTCACCTCCATCAGCCCCAGGTGACCTCCCCTCACCTCTGTCAGCCCCAGGTGACCTCCCCTCACCACCTCCTTTCCAGCCACAATCATGATGCAGATTTAGATCATTCAAACTGGAGCGGATCTGAACCACCATCTGATCTTTCCTACCTGCTCAACAACTACAGTTTCTCCCACCAG AGCCAGGATACATCATACTTGGATTTCCATccccagaaccagaaccagaaccagttCAATACTGATCTAACTCACCACAGACCCAAGTTggagaacataaacacactgcCCTACGAGACTCAAACACTCGTTTCTAGCAATGTGTACGGACAGAGCAACTCACCTGGTCCAGATGCGGACACCTGGGGGTCTCTGGAGCCAGCTCTCTCCCAGCTGCAGTGCTCTCCACTGGGATCCTTGTCTGGAGGAGTGCCCCTGGGGAGACGGAGTTCCGTGGAGTTCAGGTCATTGTCTGCAGAGGACTTCTCCAGCAACCAGTTTGTCCCCTACAGTTACCATGACAGTAATGCCACCCAGCCCTTCTGTAGCCCCTCTACCCCTGGTCCAAGTCCTCATTACCCTCAGACCCCTGCCATCTCCAGTCCTGGTCCTCAAATGCATCCCAGGACAGAGAGACTAGGGTTTCAAACACAGACATCCACACAGCTGAACAGAGATAAAACCATTAGTTGCTGTCTGCATGAGTCTGACAGCTatgctgtgacctctgaccccagcCAGCACCAACTGAGCCAACACGTTGTCCTGAGCCAAACTGAGCCAATCCATAACCAGTCGGGCCTCCCTGATGCTGCCAGTAGCCTAGACAGCTGTTTCCCTCCACAGGGAAGCGGCCAGGATGTCGGCAGTGCTGCCCAGCCTCCAAGCCTCACTGCTGGGCTGAGCTGGAGGGAAGAgtcaggaggaggaaggaaacgaggaagaggaagaggaagaggaagaggaggaggtggagataGTCAACCAGACTTGACCTGGAACTGG atcAAACAGCCTCAACATGAAAACCTCACGAAGGCTCCAGACTCCAG GCTGATGTGTACAGTGTGTAAACGTGACTTCAGGAGTTTGCCAGCGTTGAACGGTCACATGCGTTCCCACAGCGGCTTCAGATCAGCTACATGGTTGAACAag ggcAACAACTCCTCCCCACCTGTCCAACCctctgtttccatggtgataCCCGTCTCTGTGCCTGTCCAATCCAAAGACATGTCCAAGGTGTGTAGGAGTGGACAACAGAGGAGATGCACTCGCCAGTCTTCAGCCACCGGAGGCGCTGTGCTCTATTGCAGCCTGATGCGTCTCGACACTGccaaggaagaagaggaaacgGTTGCTAGGGGCGGTGGGAAAGTCGctagtggtggtggtgatgacaGTGGAGGAGTTGTCAGTGGTAACGGAGTGGTTGCCAGGGGTGATGGTGGCAGAGGTCACTACACTCCTCCTCCCATGCTGTGTCCTCTCAGGGCGGGGCCGGGGCTGTACTGCTCCCTCACCACcaggaggcagcagagagcgcaGACTGTGCAGCTCCACAACTCGCACA ATGGACTCAGTGACCTTGTTTCCATGGAGACagcccctccttctcctcctggAACACTAACGACAGGAATCAATAAGCC acGGATCAATATGGGACGGGGCTACCAGGCTGAGATCCCGCCCCTTCAGGACAGAAAATATGCCCCCTCTGACTCCCACGATGCACTGCTGCTGTGGACGCCGTGGGATGTACTGGAGCGTCCTGCCAATCAACAGAGAG TGGAAGCTCTCCTGTCGATGTCTCGCTCCAGCGTGGTGCCAGGGGGCGGGGCCAGCCCAGAGCACGCCCTCCACATCCTATCAGAGGCCAGAGGAGACTTCCTG GTTTCAGTGGAGAAGCTGCTGTCGACTCCCGAAACCTCCGACAACAGCCACTCAG CTGGTGTCATGTGGAGCGAAGCAGAGAGGAAGCTGATGGTTAAATCTCTGCAGCTTCATCAGAAAGACTTCAGCAGCGTCCAGAAAGCC GTTCAGACCAAGTCCGTCTCTCAGTGTGTGGAGTTTTATTATCTGTGGAAGAAGAAGCTGAGTCTGAGTTCGAGGACACCGGCCGGGCTGACTGTCGCTCTACCCAACAAAAAA ggTCAAAGGTCGTGA